CCTGCTCGCGATGGCCAACGCGGGCAAGCGCCGCAACCCGGTGACCGGCGAGACCGGCGGCACCAACGGGTCGCAGTTCTTCATCACCACCACCGAGACGCCGTGGCTCAACGGCAAGCACACGATCTTCGGCCGGGTCGCCGACGACGCGTCCAAGGCCGTCGTCGACGCCATCGGGACCGTCCGCACCCGCCCGGGCGACCGCCCGGTCGAGGACATCGTGATCAGCTCGGTCACGATCGAGGACTGACCCCCGCACGACGCGGGCCCCGATCACCGCAGCACCGCTCACTGCAGCACCGAACACCGCAGGCACCGATCAGGACGAGGGCGAACCATCAGCACCGACCAGCCGTACCCGGCCGCACCTGAAGCCGTCCCTGTCTGCCCGCGACACCCTGACCGGGTGTCCTATGTGCGCTGCCAGCGGTGCGGCCGGCCTGCCTGCCCGGAGTGCCAGCGACCGGCCGCCGTCGGCATCCAGTGCGTGGACTGCGTGCGGCAGGCCGCACGCACGGCACCACGGACGACGACGGCGGTCGGCGGGCGCGTGCGACGCGGTCGTCCGGTGGTCACGTTCACCCTGATCGGGATCTGCGCGGTGAGCTTCGTGCTCCAGCTCGCGGTGCCGGGCTGGACGCAGCAGTTCATGTACGCCCCCGTGCTGGGGGTGGGCGAGCCGTTCCGGTTCCTGACCGCCGCGTTCCTGCACTCGACCGGGTTCTTCGGCCACATCCTGTTCAACATGTGGGCCCTGTACGTCACGGGCCAGTTCCTCGAACCGGTGCTCGGGCGGGCGCGGTTCATCGCGTTGTGCGTGCTCTCCGCGATCGGGGGCAGCGTCGCGGTGCTGCTGCTCGCCAGCCCGGTGCAGGCCGTCGTCGGCGCCTCGGGCATGGTGTTCGGCCTGTTCGGGGCCATGGTCCCCGTGCTGCGGCGGCTCGGCGGGAACGCGGCGCAGATCATCGGCCTGATCGCCATCAACGGCGTCATCGGGTTCCTGGTGCCCGGCATCTCCTGGCAGGGGCACCTCGGCGGGCTCGTCGTCGGGCTCGCCCTGGGCTACGCGTTCGCGCACGCGCCCCGCGGCCGGCAGAAGCTCTTCGGATGGCTCCTGCCGGCAGTGGTGGCGGTGGTGCTGCTGGTCGTGGTGCTCGCCAAGTACGCCGCCGTCGGCGTCTTGTAGGCAGGCACGCCCCAGGCAGTCACCTGCCGACGACGCAGCGGGTCACTTCCAGCGGGTCGTCAGGCCGAACCCGGTGATGATCAGCGCGAACCCGACGGCGAGGTTCCACGCGCCCAGGGGCGGGATGGGGAACCCGCCGCCGACGCGGGACGCGGTCAGGTAGTACGTGACGATCCAGATCAGGCCGAGGATCATCAGGCCGAGCATGACCGGGACGAGCCACGGCGGGTTGCCGGCCTTCTCCTTCTCGGCGGCCTTGGCCATGCGCTCGACGAACTCGGGGTCGGAGGGCCGGACCTTCTTCTTGCGGGACTTCGACTCGGGCACGGCGACGCGCTCCTCGATCTTGGGTGACGGCCGGCAACCTGCCGGACGTGGACGACACTTCGTCGACTAGCGTAGTGGTCCGACCCCGCAGGTCCCGAGCCGCTGCCCGACAGGAGGTGTGACCGTGACGCGCCCCGCCCTGCCGCGCCTGCTGCGGCTGCCCTCCTCGGCCGGCCGGGTCCGCCCTGGACTGACCGTCGCGGCCGTCGCCGGCATCGCGGGTCTGATGTTCGCGGCCAGCGCGCAGCTTGCCAGCGGATCGTCGGGGCTGCGCCATCCCACCGACCTCGCCGAGCTCGTCGGCGCCGAGGCCCAGCGCGTCGACCAGCTCACGGAGACGGTGGAGGCGTTGCGGCTCGAGGTGGACGACCTCGCCGCCGCCGCACCGACCGGCACCAC
The Xylanimonas cellulosilytica DSM 15894 DNA segment above includes these coding regions:
- a CDS encoding rhomboid family intramembrane serine protease, coding for MVTFTLIGICAVSFVLQLAVPGWTQQFMYAPVLGVGEPFRFLTAAFLHSTGFFGHILFNMWALYVTGQFLEPVLGRARFIALCVLSAIGGSVAVLLLASPVQAVVGASGMVFGLFGAMVPVLRRLGGNAAQIIGLIAINGVIGFLVPGISWQGHLGGLVVGLALGYAFAHAPRGRQKLFGWLLPAVVAVVLLVVVLAKYAAVGVL
- a CDS encoding cell division protein CrgA is translated as MPESKSRKKKVRPSDPEFVERMAKAAEKEKAGNPPWLVPVMLGLMILGLIWIVTYYLTASRVGGGFPIPPLGAWNLAVGFALIITGFGLTTRWK